The proteins below come from a single Chloroflexota bacterium genomic window:
- a CDS encoding ABC transporter ATP-binding protein: protein MAENDLLVKTQNLSKIYGNGAEVVALDDVAIEIKRGEYLAVMGPSGSGKSTLLNMLGALDRPTRGQVFVDGQELTEVKDLDSFRARTVGFIFQLHNLLPTLSAQENVEVPMRGQPGSSREHRERARHLLEIVGLPDRMDHLPGQLSGGQRQRVAVARALANEPSLLLADEPTGSLDTQAGQEVMGLLSQLNSNQGTTIIVVTHDRHVARETRRILTMRDGRIVDDHRVRDEVTEDLRSLARSQLGKHLLNGDMEGLAALGLARDGHLTEEGQALRALLRQSMGTSAKPVN from the coding sequence ATGGCCGAAAACGATCTGTTAGTCAAGACCCAAAACCTGAGCAAAATCTACGGTAACGGCGCCGAGGTCGTGGCTCTGGACGATGTTGCTATCGAGATCAAGCGGGGAGAGTATCTGGCCGTAATGGGACCCAGCGGCAGTGGCAAGTCCACCTTGCTGAACATGCTTGGCGCGCTGGATCGTCCTACCCGCGGGCAGGTATTCGTGGATGGCCAGGAACTGACGGAGGTCAAGGACCTGGACAGCTTTCGTGCCCGCACCGTGGGTTTTATCTTTCAGCTGCACAACCTGTTGCCCACGCTTAGTGCTCAGGAGAACGTCGAGGTGCCCATGCGGGGCCAGCCTGGCTCATCCAGGGAGCACCGGGAACGGGCCCGGCACCTGCTGGAAATCGTGGGCCTTCCCGATCGTATGGACCATCTTCCGGGGCAGTTAAGCGGCGGACAGCGCCAGCGGGTGGCAGTAGCGCGTGCATTGGCCAACGAGCCCTCGCTGTTGTTGGCAGATGAGCCAACCGGCAGCCTGGATACCCAGGCGGGGCAGGAGGTGATGGGTTTGCTTTCGCAGCTGAACAGCAACCAGGGTACCACCATCATCGTGGTCACCCATGATCGCCATGTGGCACGGGAAACCCGGCGCATACTCACCATGCGGGACGGCCGTATCGTGGACGATCACCGGGTGCGTGACGAGGTCACCGAAGATCTTCGATCGCTGGCCAGGTCGCAACTGGGCAAACATCTGCTCAACGGCGACATGGAAGGCCTGGCTGCACTGGGTTTGGCCCGTGATGGGCACCTGACCGAGGAGGGGCAGGCCCTGCGGGCGTTGCTGCGCCAGTCGATGGGCACGTCGGCCAAGCCCGTGAACTGA